From the Lathyrus oleraceus cultivar Zhongwan6 chromosome 4, CAAS_Psat_ZW6_1.0, whole genome shotgun sequence genome, one window contains:
- the LOC127076108 gene encoding protein MAIN-LIKE 1, whose amino-acid sequence MESWVSRSGLASLQRTSLNKIDTNLVSAFVERWHLETSSFHMPFGEMSITLDDVACLLHLPIRGIFWSPQGVTEELAVELVVDYLGVSQGQAQSHVRSCRGSYYKLEWLYDIFVHHRAASSWAYATRAYLLMLVGSTIFADKTFTLVEARYLLLFRDLDGCSGYSWGAAALVTLYRYLGDASMYSCKQLGGYPTLLQCWIHEYFPTVGKRGENWNPAGNCGLPRAI is encoded by the exons atggagagttgggtatctagatccggtttagcttcactgcagagaacgagtctgaacaagatagacacaaatcttgtctctgcatttgtggaaagatggcatctagagacatcttcatttcacatgccgtttggtgaaatgagcattactttagaTGATGTCGCATGTCTACTTCACTTGCCCATTAGGGGTATCTTTTGGAGTCCTCAGGGTGTGACTGAAGAGCTAGCTGTTGAACTTGTTGTTGACTACCTAGGAGTGTCACAGGGTCAGGCACAGTCACATGTTCGGAGCTGCAGGGGGTCGTATTacaagttggagtggttatatGATATATTCGTACATCATAGGGCTGCTTccagctgggcatatgcgactagagcatatctattgatgttggtgggttccaccatatttgctgataagacctttacacttgtagaggcacgatacctcctcctgtttagggacttggatggatgttcaggatatagttggggagcagctgcactagttaccctctaccgatatcttggagatgcgtccatgtacagttgcaaacagctaggtggatatcctactctcctacag tgttggattcacgagtattttccaactgttggaaaaagaggggagaattggaaTCCTGCTGGAAACTGTGGTCTTCCCCGAGCGATTTGA